TTGGTAACCGCCGTCCACATGGCATAGGCAGCAACGGCAGTTTTTCCGGAACCAACATCTCCCTGGAGCAACCGGCTCATGGGGTGACCGCTGTTGAGATCGCCACCGATTGCCTCAGACACCCGGCCCTGAGCCGATGTGAACTGGAAGGGAAGTGTCTCTTCGAAGGCTTGTCGATGATTCTCTTGCAGCGAGTAGCGCTGGGTTGGATAGGATCGCCATTCACTGCGCTGACGCAATACACCTATTTGGATCAAAAACAGTTCATCGAATGCCAAACGTCGCCGCCCGGCCTTCAGCATGTCCTGGCTGGCGGGGAAATGTACCTGCTCCAACGCTTCGCCCAAGGGCAAGAGACCGGCGCGGTTGCGCACGCTGGCCGGAAGATGATCGTGCAGGTTTCTGCCCCAGTTTTCCACAACCTGTTTCTGTAGATTTCTCATCCAACGGGCAGAGATTCCCTTGGTTAATGGATAGATGGGGACGATTCGGCCCGCGTGGATAAACTCCCTGTCCAACTCTTCCCAGTTGGGATTGCGCAGTACCAGGCTGCCCAAATAGCTGTCGACCTTGCCGCTGAACAGGTAGGTTTGACCGACCCGAAGTTGCCTGTCTATGTAGGGGTTAAACCAGGTTGCCTGGATCGTGGCAGTCGAGTCACCGAGAACACCCGTGACCAGGGTTCTGTTGCCCCCCGAGAGCTTGCGTTTCTTCAGGTCCCACAGATTGGCCAGGATAGTGATTTCCTCACCGTATTGCAACTGGTAGATGGGTTTAAGGGTGTTGTAGTCGACATAGCGTCTGGGTGGCAGCCAGAGCAGATCGCCGATGGTGGTTATGCCCATCTTTTCGAGCCGAGTCGAATATCCTGGCCCCACGCCCGGCAGCCGGTCGACCGGCGTGTTGAGGGTCTCTGCGTCCACTGGTGTCGGCCGGGAGGGTTGAATGCTGTGCGGTGGTGGAGAGCTTACCCGTTGGGGTCTGGCCTCGATTTTTTCTGATGCCTCAGTTGGACGGGATGGTCTGGCCGTTTGTTCGACAGGGCTTTCCTGCTCCGCCGGTTTCTCGCCCTGGATGGCATCAATTCTTCCGCTGCTTTCCTGTTTGCCCGCGTTTTCCCATTGATCAGCATAGGCCAACAGGTTCCCGACCATGGCCTGCCGCTCCGGCACTGTTTCCAGCGTAGGATATCGCTTCAGTTCGGAGACAATCTGAGACACCAGGGCCATCTGTGCCTGTGTAGTGGCTTGTTTGCTGGCATCGCTTTGCCAGCGATCCCCCAGACGTTCGAGGCCGCCGATTACCGACTTGTTTCGATATCCTTGCTTTTTTTCCAGCGCAAGGATCTTTTGCAGGCGAACGATTGCGTTGCTCACGAGATGCCTAACCAATCGCCTCAAACACGACAACCCCCATTGCTTCCGGTCCAAGATGGACGGCCAGCGATGGATTGCAGCTCATTACCGGGAAGTTTTGCCCTGGGTATGCCAGCTCCAGGCGCTCTAACAGAATTTCCGTTTCTTGGGAAAACCCGCGCTGCAAAACGGCAGTGCGCTGAAGATTGGCGAATTCGGACACATAGTCAAATAGTTTGTCGACACCTTGCGCACCAGTGCGCACTTTCTCCAATGGAATGATCTTTCCGTCCTCGATTTCCAGCACAGGCAGTATTTTGAGCATAGTTCCCAACTCGGCCTGGGCCGGGCTGATGAGTCCCTCTCGTTGCAGGTAGGGTAGCTGTTTCACCAAAAAAAACAGGTAAACGTGGGGCAACATACCTCGAACCAGGCGATTGCAGTCATCCAGGTTATGGCCGCTGTTGGCCGCCGCCGCCGCCGCCTGGACCACGTAGCCCAGCCCCACCGTAGTAGAAAGACTGTCTACTACCTCTATTCGGCAACGGCCCAATAACATGTTGCGGGCCATTGTGGCGGTTCGCACAGTATTGCTGAGATGGCTCGACATGTGCAACGAAAGAATCTGATCCGTTTCTTTGTGCAACCGGGAGTATAACTCAAGGAAATCGTCAAGCGAG
This DNA window, taken from Chloroflexota bacterium, encodes the following:
- the recG gene encoding ATP-dependent DNA helicase RecG gives rise to the protein MSNAIVRLQKILALEKKQGYRNKSVIGGLERLGDRWQSDASKQATTQAQMALVSQIVSELKRYPTLETVPERQAMVGNLLAYADQWENAGKQESSGRIDAIQGEKPAEQESPVEQTARPSRPTEASEKIEARPQRVSSPPPHSIQPSRPTPVDAETLNTPVDRLPGVGPGYSTRLEKMGITTIGDLLWLPPRRYVDYNTLKPIYQLQYGEEITILANLWDLKKRKLSGGNRTLVTGVLGDSTATIQATWFNPYIDRQLRVGQTYLFSGKVDSYLGSLVLRNPNWEELDREFIHAGRIVPIYPLTKGISARWMRNLQKQVVENWGRNLHDHLPASVRNRAGLLPLGEALEQVHFPASQDMLKAGRRRLAFDELFLIQIGVLRQRSEWRSYPTQRYSLQENHRQAFEETLPFQFTSAQGRVSEAIGGDLNSGHPMSRLLQGDVGSGKTAVAAYAMWTAVTNGAQAAMMAPTEILAEQHYHGLRNFFEKLRLDERPVQVALLTGSLGSVEKAETLKALAAGEIDIAIGTHALIQEGVEFKNLGLAVIDEQHRFGVRQRASLRQKGAPDSNGSDSDHSGVPHLLVMSATPIPRTLSLTVFGDLDVSVIDEMPPGRQPIKTRWLPPAERERAYKFVRRQVREGHQAFIIYPLVEESEKLDAGAAVPQYEYLKSEIFPKSRLGLLHGRMKGGDKEAVMQAMQLGEIDVLVATSVVEVGIDIPNATVIIIEDAERFGLAQLHQFRGRVGRGEHPSYCILLSGATTPNAAERLRALEQSNDGFALAEKDLQLRGPGDFFGTRQSGLPDLRLAQLSDLRTLEQARAEASRLLEEDPDLAAAEHLALARRTKQFWQGEGDIS
- a CDS encoding DegV family protein, whose protein sequence is MARVTIVTDSNAHLSPKLAQRLNVHVLPHTIHLQQGNFKEGTELAPSQYFDLLRKGDSAVLPHASGPSLDDFLELYSRLHKETDQILSLHMSSHLSNTVRTATMARNMLLGRCRIEVVDSLSTTVGLGYVVQAAAAAANSGHNLDDCNRLVRGMLPHVYLFFLVKQLPYLQREGLISPAQAELGTMLKILPVLEIEDGKIIPLEKVRTGAQGVDKLFDYVSEFANLQRTAVLQRGFSQETEILLERLELAYPGQNFPVMSCNPSLAVHLGPEAMGVVVFEAIG